From Toxorhynchites rutilus septentrionalis strain SRP chromosome 2, ASM2978413v1, whole genome shotgun sequence, a single genomic window includes:
- the LOC129764714 gene encoding supervillin isoform X11, with translation MATTTSPELPFIKSDTKQSPPMSVFRSVNPPQLGLAKSPSMMVSSVTTSSTVFAPSAAQNGPSPPGAVGPLHHLSSHHSQQQHNHNQRGADSLMKRSISVPGVPTGASGDIRGDLKFHAAGGSKVSIPKLDDESFGNFFTKVEKTVSATTTFTSGAMNSSSRSINVSNIGSSSAAEVVIGDFDTLKMNSQQRLTQKKVVQGPKRRGAMSKNPLKKLAARDDLQTEYTEIKTGIADKELKRLKLESIAKTSNLAVEALAGLASVEDFKSVSLKSSSLPLNQSFVPYKPLMLLHVKGRRHVQTRLVQATARSINRGDCFVLVTSERVFAFIGQLANVIERSRAKEICDVIVRDKDLGCSAASVTVINDGKIGGERQLREFWKLLGREQEDEGTGVCEAGHADEDELIENCLTETIKVYEFEDESLVPLEDYWGAAPKIAMLDPKKILVLDFGSELYVWNGKNATSEAKRAALRLAQEMYMQEYSYEMCQLNPVNFSEVSGDRRRDVRRVSKTGSVRPEWCLIAKVTQHMETILFRQKFIDWPDITVQPKDDGYQLGDVSNLDIKAVDGEQLFKGEPYAEPNLVLENTNLGRGNFFYDTNSMRHFDILTISVTQWEIDEYEYKEIQGSSCGHFYSDESYTVRWMYQVSVTVRELSGKVSNRSTVVGRDRCAYFCWHGKDAPANERGAAALLTVELDKEKGAQVRVAQGQESSAFIRLFKIMFIHKSKNTPRNAWRLYIITGNCPEETVCTEATCNARQLRSRASMLLIHGEKGRAILWNGCKALAHTREVGQNVLNAIIQNNYSELFDETLAAISSTVLEEGQETHEFFEAVDGSRTRHQYHSLFGSRQDFNFTPRIFNLTSINNGNFEAIELQYNLRCKDLVSPYPFRQDDLYNARQPTIFMIDNGHVLWLWQGWWPVEDGAGSDSGSSSGSDNHSSFDSNRSGENRWQTERRVAMETAVAYWKAKQKRALAAKQRSKQPMKICNGNENGSTTAIITQRERHPDENGNGGLDEVDNDRETFKNTAKNGTSTASDVNDDVNDVCDTTNDDAASVIADANGANENEGEAQQQASHLEEINGYVVWAGLEPLEFIAMFPDWEQRDDVAEINVQDGRKSAPQPIASSLSLLSRKEYPLAVLLERPLPEGVDPTKLELYLHEQDYLEALGLLKAEFDQLPAWKQSKLKKERGLF, from the exons ATGGCCACCACCACATCGCCAGAGTTGCCGTTCATCAAATCCGACACGAAGCAGTCGCCACCGATGAGCGTGTTCCGCAGTGTAAACCCGCCTCAGCTGGGCCTCGCCAAGAGTCCGTCGATGATGGTGTCTTCGGTGACCACTTCGTCGACGGTTTTCGCTCCCAGTGCCGCTCAGAACGGACCATCGCCACCGGGTGCCGTCGGTCCGCTGCACCACCTATCTAGTCACCACAGCCAACAACAACATAATCATAATCAGCGAGGAGCGGACAGCCTGATGAAGCGTAGCATTAGTGTGCCCGGGGTGCCTACGGGCGCCTCCGGGGACATCCGGGGGGATCTCAAGTTCCACGCTGCTGGCGGTTCGAAGGTTTCCATTCCAAagctggacgacgaaagctttGGAAACTTTTTCACCAAAGTCGAGAAAACCGTATCAGCTACTACCACGTTTACTAGTGGTGCGATGAACAGCAGCAGCCGCAGTATCAACGTCTCCAACATCGGTAGCAGCTCGGCCGCGGAGGTCGTCATCGGAGATTTCGACACGCTCAAGATGAACAGCCAGCAGCGTTTGACGCAGAAGAAGGTTGTCCAGGGACCGAAACGTCGCGGAGCCATGTCGAAGAACCCACTGAAAAAATTGGCCGCCCGGGACGATCTACAGACCGAGTACACCGAAATCAAAACAGGTATCGCCGATAAAGAGTTGAAAAGACTCAAACTAGAATCAA TTGCCAAAACCAGCAATCTAGCCGTGGAAGCTCTCGCCGGCTTAGCTTCCGTGGAGGACTTCAAATCGGTGTCACTCAAATCGAGCAGCCTCCCGCTGAACCAAAGCTTCGTTCCGTACAAACCGTTGATGCTGCTGCACGTGAAAGGTCGACGTCACGTTCAAACACGGTTGGTTCAGGCAACGGCGCGGTCCATCAATCGGGGGGACTGTTTCGTGTTGGTAACGTCGGAGCGGGTGTTTGCGTTCATCGGTCAGCTCGCGAACGTGATCGAGCGCTCGCGGGCCAAGGAGATTTGCGACGTTATCGTGCGGGACAAAGATTTGGGATGCAGCGCTGCCAGCGTGACAGTTATCAATGACGGCAAGATCGGTGGCGAGCGGCAGCTGAGGGAGTTCTGGAAGTTATTGGGGCGCGAACAAGAAGACGAAGGGACCGGAGTTTGTGAGGCTGGCCATGCCGACGAGGATGAGCTGATCGAGAATTGTTTGACCGAGACGATTAAAGTGTACGAGTTTGAAGATGAGTCCTTGGTTCCCCTCGAGGATTACTGGGGAGCTGCGCCAAAGATAGCCATGTTGGATCCCAAGAAGATTCTAGTTTTAGATTTTGGAAGCGAGCTGTACGTGTGGAATGGGAAGAATGCTACCAGCGAGGCGAAAAGGGCAGCGCTTCGGTTGGCCCAGGAAATGTACATGCAGGAATATAGTTACGAGATGTGCCAACTGAATCCGGTGAATTTCTCGGAAGTGTCTGGTGACAGACGAAGAGACGTGCGGCGGGTATCGAAGACCGGTTCGGTACGTCCCGAATGGTGTTTGATTGCGAAGGTTACCCAGCACATGGAGACGATACTGTTTCGACAGAAATTCATCGACTGGCCGGATATAACCGTGCAACCGAAGGATGATGGTTATCAGCTGGGAGACGTTTCCAATTTGGATATCAAAGCCGTTGATGGAGAACAGCTGTTCAAAGGGGAACCTTATGCGGAGCCTAATTTGGTGCTTGAAAATACCAATCTGGGACGAGGCAACTTTTTCTACGACACTAATTCGATGCGCCATTTCGATATCCTTACGATCTCGGTGACCCAGTGGGAAATTGACGAGTACGAGTACAAGGAGATCCAAGGTTCTTCCTGTGGACATTTTTATTCCGATGAAAGTTACACCGTTCGTTGGATGTATCAGGTGAGTGTAACCGTTAGGGAGCTGAGCGGAAAGGTGTCTAATCGAAGCACAGTGGTCGGACGGGATCGTTGCGCCTACTTCTGTTGGCACGGCAAAGATGCACCAGCTAATGAGAGAGGCGCCGCTGCCCTGTTGACGGTTGAGTTGGATAAAGAGAAAGGTGCTCAGGTGCGTGTCGCTCAGGGACAAGAATCTTCCGCGTTCATTCGGCTGTTCAAGATAATGTTCATCCACAAAAGCAAAAATACCCCTCGCAATGCGTGGCGGTTGTATATCATCACCGGAAACTGTCCGGAGGAAACGGTTTGCACTGAAGCAACCTGTAATGCTCGACAGCTTCGCTCACGCGCCTCCATGTTATTGATCCATGGCGAGAAGGGTCGCGCTATCTTGTGGAACGGTTGCAAGGCGCTTGCTCATACTAGAGAAGTTGGCCAGAACGTGTTGAACGCAATCATCCAGAACAACTACAGCGAACTTTTCGACGAGACCCTTGCAGCTATCAGCTCAACCGTGCTTGAAGAAGGCCAGGAAACGCATGAATTTTTCGAAGCCGTCGATGGAAGCAGAACTCGTCACCAATATCACTCGCTGTTTGGCTCCCGCCAAGATTTCAACTTCACACCGCGAATTTTCAATCTGACCAGTATCAACAACGGAAACTTTGAAGCCATCGAGCTGCAGTACAATCTGCGTTGCAAGGATTTGGTTTCGCCATATCCGTTCCGACAGGATGATTTGTACAACGCTCGGCAGCCGACGATATTCATGATTGACAATGGGCACGTGCTGTGGCTGTGGCAGGGGTGGTGGCCGGTAGAAGACGGTGCGGGCAGCGACAGCGGAAGCAGTAGTGGCAGCGACAATCACAGCAGCTTCGATAGCAACCGTTCCGGCGAGAATCGCTGGCAAACGGAGCGAAGGGTGGCGATGGAAACAGCCGTAGCTTACTGGAAGGCGAAACAGAAGAGGGCACTCGCTGCCAAACAGCGGTCGAAACAACCGATGAAAATCTGTAATGGTAACGAGAACGGCAGCACTACTGCTATTATAACACAACGCGAGCGGCACCCGGATGAGAACGGTAACGGAGGCCTGGATGAGGTGGACAACGATCGGGAAACATTTAAAAACACTGCCAAAAATGGCACTTCCACTGCCAGCGATGTAAACGACGATGTCAACGATGTCTGTGATACTACAAATGATGATGCGGCGTCGGTGATTGCCGATGCGAATGGGGCGAATGAGAATGAGGGGGAAGCACAGCAGCAAGCAAGCCATTTGGAGGAAATTAATGGATATGTGGTTTGGGCTGGACTGGAACCACTGGAATTTATCGCCATGTTTCCCGACTGGGAGCAGCGAGACGACGTTGCAGAAATTAATGTACAG